From Lepisosteus oculatus isolate fLepOcu1 chromosome 8, fLepOcu1.hap2, whole genome shotgun sequence, one genomic window encodes:
- the ankrd9 gene encoding ankyrin repeat domain-containing protein 9 — protein MPWDVRVLDYKSERHCKKSSFAFYRAVRDLLAVWVLEDMRTMEVFHWEEDGRACAYSPSEALLYALVHDHQPYARYLLSRYSLAALETPSKSFCCCPSSTAPHLAMAVRYNRVGILKMILSAAKGFRECERLGYVNRRGCAHLDGGKTPLHLACELVRPECLIVLLGHSASPCVTDAQGNTPLDSLLAQIGRGAPDPRLQRLCLGYLILFLPELRCKARRQLQENAGRWRARLGEQAFQWLSGSAPTSLFVRAMQALIHSAPPEHLDSLPLPDFLKPLDFRLQ, from the coding sequence ATGCCTTGGGACGTCAGGGTTCTGGACTACAAATCCGAAAGACACTGCAAGAAATCTTCCTTCGCGTTTTACCGAGCCGTGCGCGACCTGCTAGCGGTGTGGGTCTTGGAGGACATGCGGACCATGGAGGTGTTTCACTGGGAGGAGGACGGGCGGGCGTGCGCCTACTCCCCATCGGAAGCCCTGCTCTACGCGCTGGTGCACGACCACCAGCCCTACGCCCGCTACCTGCTCAGCAGATACTCGCTGGCCGCGCTGGAGACGCCCAGCAAGAGCTTCTGCTGCTGCCCGTCCTCCACGGCCCCGCACCTCGCCATGGCCGTGCGCTACAATCGCGTCGGCATCCTCAAGATGATCCTCTCCGCCGCCAAGGGCTTCAGGGAGTGCGAGCGGCTCGGCTACGTCAACCGCCGCGGCTGCGCTCACCTGGACGGCGGCAAGACCCCGCTGCATCTGGCCTGCGAGCTGGTGCGGCCGGAGTGCCTGATCGTGCTGCTGGGACACTCGGCGTCCCCCTGCGTGACGGACGCGCAGGGCAACACCCCCCTGGACAGCCTCCTGGCGCAGATCGGCCGGGGCGCGCCGGACCCGCGGCTCCAGCGCCTCTGCCTCGGCTACCTCATCCTGTTCCTGCCCGAGCTGCGCTGCAAGGCGCGGCGCCAGCTGCAGGAGAACGCCGGGCGGTGGCGGGCGCGGCTCGGGGAGCAGGCGTTCCAGTGGCTGTCCGGCTCGGCGCCCACCTCCCTGTTTGTCCGGGCCATGCAGGCGCTCATCCATTCCGCTCCCCCGGAGCACCTAGACTCCCTGCCGCTGCCCGACTTTCTGAAACCTTTGGACTTCAGGCTGCAGTAA